In the genome of Atribacterota bacterium, one region contains:
- a CDS encoding permease codes for MVTIITIYSILAICLVFSFWKNKQKTFKAFKIATKGFLKTAPSLFMLLGIVGLILGILTPETIERLIGEEAGFLATGVAAILGAITLIPSLIAFPLAGSLLRSGATIMTISAFITSLVMVGTITAPMEIKSLGKNFTLMRNGLSFLGALFIAAIMGVFL; via the coding sequence ATGGTTACTATTATTACTATTTATAGTATATTGGCAATTTGTTTGGTATTTTCCTTCTGGAAAAATAAACAAAAGACATTTAAAGCCTTTAAAATCGCAACAAAAGGATTTCTGAAAACAGCACCAAGCTTGTTTATGCTACTGGGAATTGTGGGTTTAATCTTAGGTATTTTAACTCCGGAAACCATAGAAAGATTAATAGGAGAGGAGGCAGGATTTTTAGCTACAGGGGTTGCTGCAATCCTGGGTGCAATTACCTTAATCCCGTCATTGATCGCCTTTCCGCTGGCTGGTTCTTTATTACGTTCCGGTGCAACTATTATGACTATTTCTGCTTTCATTACCTCCCTGGTAATGGTTGGTACAATAACTGCTCCCATGGAAATTAAATCCCTTGGGAAAAATTTCACATTGATGCGTAATGGCCTTAGTTTTTTAGGGGCTCTATTTATTGCTGCCATAATGGGGGTATTCTTATAA